A single region of the Tepidisphaeraceae bacterium genome encodes:
- the thpR gene encoding RNA 2',3'-cyclic phosphodiesterase produces the protein MRLFVAVPLPLPTQALLRRFTTDIASRYPEFRWTNPSHLHITLKFLGEVDDVTADAARTALGSVSPCPPVALQFGKLIRLGSPDRQVMALELKGDVDQLADYQANLDAAFARLGFEKENRKFLPHVTIGRSKRDAPKVPVARQTDLGPKGWFTVSAIHLMKSTLGEPEPVYETLLRIPMLNRVDL, from the coding sequence ATGCGCCTCTTCGTCGCCGTCCCGTTACCGTTGCCCACGCAGGCGCTCCTGCGGCGATTCACCACCGACATCGCCAGCCGGTATCCCGAGTTCCGCTGGACGAACCCGTCTCACCTGCACATCACGCTGAAGTTCCTCGGCGAGGTGGACGACGTCACCGCGGACGCCGCCCGTACGGCGCTGGGTAGCGTGTCGCCATGTCCACCGGTCGCGTTGCAGTTCGGCAAGCTGATTCGTTTGGGGTCGCCCGATCGGCAAGTGATGGCACTGGAACTGAAGGGGGACGTGGACCAACTGGCCGACTATCAGGCAAATCTGGATGCCGCGTTCGCACGGCTGGGCTTTGAGAAGGAGAACCGAAAATTCCTCCCGCACGTGACGATCGGCCGCTCGAAGCGCGACGCGCCTAAAGTTCCCGTTGCGCGCCAGACGGACCTTGGGCCCAAAGGCTGGTTTACGGTCTCCGCGATCCACCTTATGAAGAGCACGCTCGGCGAGCCGGAACCGGTGTACGAAACGCTGCTGCGAATCCCAATGCTGAACCGGGTGGACTTGTAA
- a CDS encoding nucleotide pyrophosphohydrolase — protein MTDSQTTISDLKSMMATFVAERNWHKFHTPRNLAASTCVEAGELLEHFQWLTAEEAIDRSRNDADFRKAVGEELSDVLMYLLSLANSMDLDVAAAAEAKMVKNRAKYPAEKFNGNYQRPVPKD, from the coding sequence ATGACCGACTCCCAAACGACGATTTCGGACCTGAAGTCGATGATGGCGACGTTCGTCGCCGAGCGCAACTGGCACAAGTTCCACACGCCGCGCAACCTTGCCGCCAGCACGTGCGTGGAGGCGGGCGAGCTCTTGGAGCATTTCCAATGGCTGACGGCCGAGGAGGCGATCGACCGCAGCCGTAACGACGCCGACTTTCGCAAGGCGGTCGGTGAGGAACTAAGCGACGTGCTGATGTACCTGCTGTCGCTGGCCAACAGCATGGATCTCGACGTTGCTGCGGCCGCCGAGGCGAAGATGGTGAAAAACCGGGCGAAGTACCCGGCGGAGAAATTCAACGGCAACTACCAGCGGCCCGTGCCAAAGGATTGA
- a CDS encoding DMT family protein produces MALAFLLLVISNVFMTYAWYYHLHKFKAYPLIAVILISWGIAFFEYVFQVPGNRIGNNAGLSVAQLKIGQEAITLAVFCIFARVVLKEHLTWNVYVGFAFVLIGVVFVFYFKPIPPSH; encoded by the coding sequence ATGGCCCTCGCGTTCCTGTTGCTCGTCATCTCCAACGTCTTCATGACGTATGCCTGGTACTACCACCTGCACAAGTTCAAGGCCTACCCGCTGATCGCGGTCATCCTCATCAGCTGGGGCATCGCGTTCTTCGAGTACGTCTTTCAAGTGCCCGGCAACCGCATCGGCAATAACGCAGGACTGTCTGTGGCCCAGCTTAAGATCGGCCAGGAGGCGATCACGCTGGCGGTCTTTTGTATCTTCGCGCGCGTCGTGCTGAAAGAACATTTGACGTGGAACGTATACGTGGGGTTCGCGTTCGTGCTGATCGGGGTGGTGTTCGTGTTCTACTTTAAGCCGATCCCACCGTCACATTAG
- a CDS encoding manganese catalase family protein codes for MFLHDKRLQYHAKPDRPDPLFASKLQEVIGGQWGEMSVMNQYLFQGWNCRGPAKYRDMLLDIATEEIGHVEMLATMVARLLEGADADTTESAAKKSSVVSAVLGGTNPKDTIAAAAMNPQLLIASGQGAMPADSMGNRWTAAYITASGNMLADFRLNVTAESQGRLQVARLYNMTEDKGVRDLLSFLLARDTMHQNQWLAAIEELRADGLEDTPCPSNFPQSQEHTKFSYQFLNFSAGTESSQGRWASGPAPDGKGTFTYVEQPEVYADAPDLTKGADPRYYGTPAAPVPPASK; via the coding sequence ATGTTCCTTCACGACAAGCGACTGCAGTATCACGCAAAGCCCGACCGTCCGGACCCGCTCTTCGCCAGCAAGCTGCAGGAGGTCATCGGCGGGCAGTGGGGCGAGATGTCGGTCATGAACCAGTACTTGTTCCAAGGTTGGAACTGTCGCGGCCCGGCCAAGTACCGCGACATGTTGCTGGACATTGCCACGGAAGAGATCGGTCACGTCGAGATGCTGGCGACGATGGTCGCGCGACTACTCGAAGGTGCCGATGCGGATACCACCGAAAGCGCCGCTAAGAAGAGTTCCGTCGTCAGCGCGGTCCTGGGCGGCACGAATCCGAAGGACACGATCGCCGCGGCCGCGATGAACCCGCAGTTGCTGATCGCGTCAGGTCAGGGCGCGATGCCGGCCGACAGCATGGGCAATCGATGGACGGCGGCCTACATCACTGCCAGTGGAAACATGCTGGCCGACTTCCGTCTGAACGTGACGGCCGAGAGCCAGGGCCGCCTGCAGGTCGCCCGCTTGTACAACATGACCGAGGACAAGGGCGTGCGCGACTTGCTTTCGTTCCTGCTCGCCCGCGACACGATGCACCAGAACCAATGGCTGGCCGCGATCGAAGAGCTGCGGGCCGACGGCTTGGAAGATACGCCCTGCCCGTCCAATTTCCCGCAGAGCCAGGAACACACGAAGTTCAGTTACCAGTTCTTGAACTTCAGCGCCGGCACGGAGAGCTCGCAGGGCCGTTGGGCCAGCGGGCCGGCGCCGGACGGCAAGGGCACGTTCACGTATGTCGAGCAACCCGAGGTGTACGCCGATGCGCCAGATCTGACCAAAGGCGCCGACCCGCGCTACTACGGCACACCGGCAGCGCCGGTGCCGCCAGCATCGAAGTAG
- a CDS encoding OsmC family protein translates to MPIKSANAVWNGSLVDGNGHMTTKSGAVNVDYSWQARSGDAPGTNPEELIAAAHAGCFSMALSHMLAEAGHPPTKINTTAEVSFDKVEGGFAITKILLKTEGQVPGIDEAAFKKHADNAKTGCPVSKALASVPMTLEAKFVK, encoded by the coding sequence ATGCCCATCAAATCCGCCAACGCCGTTTGGAACGGTTCGCTCGTCGACGGCAACGGTCACATGACCACCAAGAGCGGCGCCGTCAACGTCGACTATTCGTGGCAGGCCCGCTCGGGCGACGCCCCGGGCACGAACCCCGAAGAACTGATCGCGGCCGCCCATGCCGGGTGCTTCTCGATGGCGCTGTCGCACATGCTGGCCGAGGCTGGCCATCCGCCAACGAAGATCAACACGACCGCCGAGGTGTCGTTCGACAAGGTCGAAGGCGGCTTCGCGATCACGAAGATTCTGCTGAAGACGGAAGGTCAGGTGCCCGGGATCGACGAAGCCGCCTTCAAGAAGCACGCCGACAACGCGAAGACTGGCTGCCCGGTCAGCAAGGCGCTTGCGAGCGTGCCCATGACTCTGGAAGCGAAGTTCGTGAAGTAA